CATCAGTTGGTGTGCTCTGCAGAAAAGGTGAACTCAAGGTGTTCTTATGTCGCCATCTGGGACCAGAAGCTGTAGTTATACTTCTTTgaaacttttaattttcatataattataCTTTTACCCATAACATAACTTCCCCCAACAGTAATGTTTGCATAACTATTGTACTTATacctctttaaaattatttatgggCACACTGGTACAGAATTTTTCAAGTTctggtttgtttaaaaattttttttctttttctataaactCGATATTTGAAACTAGCTTCATTGGGTTTGAAATCCATGgttctcactttttttctttgaatttcttgAAAATGCTGCTGCATTGCCTTGCCTTATATGTTGCTTTTGGAAAGCCTGATTCAGATTAATTAATTTGccttcatgaattgtttaattgTTTTGCTTAGAGACTTTGATGATATATTTTACCTTTCATGTCTAATAATTTTACTAGGATATGTCTTGGAGTTGataattttggtttattttcccaGAAACCTAGTGGGACTTTTCAATGGGTAAAGTCTTTcactttgaaaatttttcttagattatagaTTTAAATCTTTTAGatatttctttgcttctctttcaattcattgatttctttctgatcctttttcctttgttcttggtttcattttcattctcttagtTATTTTTCTGCCCTTTTCAATGCACCTTATTAAATTTTCTTGAGTCTATTTTCCTTTCGCAACCTTGAAATTTATCTTCACTTCTGAAataattttgtctctttcttccatttattttttgttttgatcaattttctcttttttttcttgattttttgaaACCTGAatccaggtgattttttttcatacCCCCATATATTTGTCTGcatgtttttaaattcagtttggaATGTCTTATTACAGGGATTTTTTCTGTAAGGAGATGTCTATCAGTTGAGGTATGCTGGatcctgttttctgatttttgGGGGTAATAACTCTATAGATTTACCAAAAGTTACTTCTCACTTCTTTTTATGTCTTGTATTTCTTCCCTAGAAGCCGTACTTTTTCCTTGTACTCTGTTTTCTGGCCTACTgggacattttaaaacatattttttatacttgagttagatttttctttctttcaaatgatTTTAGATTAAACCTAGACCCATGACTAACTTCCTTATTTCCTACAGTTTTTTTCAGCCTCTCCTAGCTCATTACAGAAGTTTGTGATGCAGCATGAATATGACAGAGTACTTCCtgaaatttggtatttttttctttttttaaagtatagttatattgatatttggggatttttctacTTTACGTTATGCTTCCCATGTGGTTTAAGTGCCATTTAgaatttgcttttgttatttgtaTTGATTTTGGAGGAAACATTGAAAGACACAAATCAAGGCAGCCACCATTGTCTTCATCAACCTGGAGAGTCTAAttagtctttaaaaaagttttcctaACTTAGAAAAACCAGATCCACCGTTCTCTACTTTGTTGAGATCACAAGGTATCATTTTCCTTacctaaccctaaccttcccACCTTTGCTGATGACACAACAGATCTTGCAGGTGGTCTTAGGTTGTAACTTGCATAAAAGAAAACCTATCCTCAGACACAGGATAGTATACacttacctctttctttcttataaaaagcagcatttgttttagattttcattttaattccagttaacatagaatgtaatattagtttcatgtggtaccatatagtgatttaacacttccacacaacacccagtgctcattacagcaagagccctccttcatgcccaacccctatttctcccatccccccacccatctctctTCAGGTAACCTCTATaagtaagagtctgtttcttggattgcctctctctctctctctttccccccttttgttcctttgttttgtttcttaaattccgcatatgagtgaaatcgtatggaatttgtctttctctgactgacttattttgcttagcataatactctcgagctccatccatgtcgttacaaatggcaagatctcatcttttctgacggctgagtaatattccatggtgtgtgtgtgtatgtgtgtgtgtgtgtatacacaccacatcatatatatatataccacatcttctttatccattcatcagttgatgacatttgggttttttatataatttggctattgtttggatactaaccctttatcagatatgtcatttgcaaatatcttctcccattccgtaggttgccttttagttttgttgattgtttcttttgctgtgcagaagctttttattttgatgaagttcaaatcatttatttttgcttttgttttccttgcctcaggagacatatctagaaagaagctgctgtgactgatgtccaagaggttactgcctgtgttctcctctaggattttaatggttacCTGTCTCatatccactttgagtttatttttgtatatggtataagaaagtggtccagcttcattcttctgcatgttgctgttttccaacaccatttgttgaagagactgcctttcccattggatattttttcctgctttgtcaaagattaattgaccatatatttgtgggtttatttctggattttttaatctgttccattgatctatggtgTCTTCTTTTTTTGAGGCTGAACTTTGTTTCTCCTTTGAAGGACCAAGATtggcttttgttttcagatttgagtcattttattttaacatgtaaATTTGAGTACATATAGTAATAGAAGATTTAAAATTCTATACAAATCTTTGTCATTATTCTTTAAAGACTGTGTGCCTTATCGTTTTATGGACAGCAACAACACTTTTTGGTCAGTCAAATTTCTtagtttccttcttatttttatgGACTAAAATGTCCAGTTTACTTTGAGACTTTATCATATATtcgtttctttaaaaattattattatgttttatttaatgaatACTTGCTCATTTAACAATATAACGTGGTCATAAAGATCATATTCTTATGTGTAACTATGAGGCAGTCATATTTCTAGGTGTTTAATGCCATTCTAATACCAGTTGGTCTTAATCTCTTTTTAGAGCTGATGTTAAAAGTCATTCTTTTAGGATTTGCCTCCCTGATATACTTACTCTTTGATTTTTTATTCATACCAGAAATAAATTCACCCATGTATTAAActaacaaaaatgtaaaattgttttaatgatttaaatGGAAGTGTTTCTAAGGAGCAGTTTAAGATTGTGGCTCTATTTATGTCATTTGTAACTTCAGCCATCTGTTGAGCTTACACATGATGCATTCTAATAATTCAATTAAATAGCAAAAGATCATGATACTTTCCATGTGATTTAAGATTGCAGTAGTTGTGCCATgggaataaagaaaattaagtgaaaatatAAGGAACTTTAAAATACACAGTGAGAAGATAGTTTGGACTGACTAGATACGGAAGATACAGAATTCTTTTCATAAGAGAGTTGGATAGAGGAATCAGTATTTTCCATATTCTTATTTCCAAAAACCTTTATAATATGATAAGTGAAAAGAGAGCCTTTCTACTAAAAGAGCTGTCCTAACTCTTCTGTTTAGCCACACTTGCATAggtattttcaatttctttgtcttCAGGACACGTGTGGATAAATTCTTCACGGGCATAGGCATTGTGAAGATAGCGCCAGACTCCTGAGAATTCTGCTGGAATGTCAAAGTCACGGTATTTCTTGGCTGCAACCTagggttttgggggaaaaaaaaaagttggtagtAAAAGACATCAGTGACATGCCTAGTGTGTAGAAACATATCTCAAAAGTCACGATCATTAAGGACATGTTAtctacacaaaaaataaacatcttgGACTTACTGCTTTAATGTTTCATTTACAAATGTAGACAAAGCTATGTGTATGTaatcacatttatatttatgctgtacttaattattaatatgtttaGAGGAAAGCACAGAAAAAGAGCACATATTTCTGCACTAAACTAAGACTTTGCTTAGGGTCCCaactgtgtcttttaaaaaaatattttgtttatttattcgtcagagagagagaggaagcacaggcACGAgtacggggagcagcaggcagagggagaagtgggctccccatcgagcaaggagcctgacgcggggctccctcccaggaccctgggatcatgacctgagctgaaggcagacgcttaactgactgagccacgcaggtgcgcCAGGTCCAAACTATGTCttatttctttatgtgttctgTGTGTCTGGCATAGGATCTGTGACAGAATAAGTTCTGTTCAATAAGAATTTATTAAATCAATGATTAAATCATCATAAAATTAGTAGCTCACATTATTTATCATTTGCTATGattcagacactgttctaggcattTTACATGccttaatttaattttctcaacAGTTCCATGAAATGGGTAACATTACCCTTGTTTTATAGATAAGACAGTGGAAAACACCTTCTGATTTCAGGAGAAGCAAGAAGTTTTTATGGTTCCCAGAAAAGATCATTATGGATTTTTCCTctgggaggaaaaaggagagataCACTATGCATAATGATGATGACAAAACCATCATCTAACAATCTCACACTAAACAGTCACTGTGTTTCATGGCGCAATTCCCAAACCCCTCCCAAACCATTGAGCGTGCCCTACAAAGACTTACTTTAATAATGTGCAGTTTGGGTAACAAGCTGCAGTCAGCCAGTGTCAGCTGATCCCCGTCCAAGAACAATCTTCTGGAAACTGTGAGTTCCTCAGGAGTGTCTGGATCAATTTCATCCAGAAGTGGAGTGTTTAAGTAGTCATCCAGACGTTTAAATTCCCTGAGCAGAGATTTTTCAAAATCTGGTGCAAAGAAGTCATAGGGTTACTAATGTTTTGTCTTCGTGACTGAATACATTCTCAATATGCTTTTTTACACATTTAGACATCTTCACATACATGGTATTACTAAACACAGAAGAGTCAGAAGTGGAATCAGAGACTAATAGCTCTCATGACTCAGAAGATAGTAGACCTATTCGAGAATGTTTGTGGTAGGTGTTATGGCTTCAGAAACCTTAAAGGTACACAGTCCTGCAGTTAGTTCACTCCTGGCATATCAATGCTCTAATTGAGCTAAGTTAGTAGTTGCCCTATTGAATCTTGGGttctaaatttaataaaatttcatgCAAAGGGATCTcaaaggagagaagacagaatCAGAGGAAAAGTGTATTccccaacatatagtacatattCAGGAAAATCCTATTTTAGCTGAGTGAGACTGTGAGAGTCAGCAAATGTGtgagagaaacagaaatttaaaGGTATCTTACGcttatttgcttctttttgagTATTCTTAATGTATGCAGAAAACTTGGCAAAGAGGTTAGAGCCCACATCAAAGGACTCCTTGTTCTTGGGACTCAGGTGCGGATACCTTGAAAAGAAACATCAGTCTATGATTATTCGCACATAACAAGTCAGGGACCAAGTGTCCTGGCTTGCATTTTATTGAGAATGGAGGTTTTGGGAGATTGTGCTGGACATGGAAGACCCTGGATTCTCTCATTGGAAATATATATTTCTGCCAATAACAGAATACTTAATTTCTAAAGTTCACTGGGAAACCAGTTGTGGAGAATTCAAAGCTCATTAACTTgtagaaacaatattttaaatggcAGTTAGGTCCTCCATACTTGCTCCTAAGAGCCTATTTGGCAGGAGATATGTTggtaatacattttcaaaaataagtcataggaaaaatatggttttaaattATTGTAGCTTACATAAAATGAAGGAATATAGAGTGTCCTCTAAAAATGATGTAATAATGTAATTCACCACATTAGGAAattaaataccatatgatcatgaatagatgcagaaaaagagttCAATGAAAATCAATTCCTATTCACAAAAAACACTCTGTTAGCAACTAGAAATGGTCAGGACAAAAACTTAGTCATCTTCCTTGAGTCCTCTCTTCTCTCCATATCCATATTTGATCTATTAGCAATTCTTGCCAACTTACTTTTCAAATTCTTGCCACCTTACTTCCTTACTTTTCAATTCTTGCCAGCTTacccaggggaggtggggggggatgggctagatgggtgatgggcatttaggAGGGCAAtgggtgagcactgggtgttgtatgtaagtgatgaaccactgaattctactacTGAAACCGTTATTGCACTGTATGTaaactaaatagaatttaaataaaaatctgaaaagaaaacaaataaaccccCAAATGTATTCAGAATCTATCCACTTCTCACCACTTCCACTGCTCCGTGACTGATCCAAAGCTTATACTACTGCAACAGCTTCTTGACtattctccccactccc
This region of Meles meles chromosome X, mMelMel3.1 paternal haplotype, whole genome shotgun sequence genomic DNA includes:
- the CLIC2 gene encoding chloride intracellular channel protein 2, whose product is MADPEIELFVKAGSDGESIGNCPFCQRLFMILWLKGVKFNVTTVDMTRKPEELKDLAPGTNPPFLVYNKELKTDFIKIEEFLEQTLAPPRYPHLSPKNKESFDVGSNLFAKFSAYIKNTQKEANKHFEKSLLREFKRLDDYLNTPLLDEIDPDTPEELTVSRRLFLDGDQLTLADCSLLPKLHIIKVAAKKYRDFDIPAEFSGVWRYLHNAYAREEFIHTCPEDKEIENTYASVAKQKS